A DNA window from Thiobacillus denitrificans ATCC 25259 contains the following coding sequences:
- a CDS encoding COG4315 family predicted lipoprotein translates to MNTSFAVSLAALGMLVACASPYAAPPVKSQSGVLTDPAGMTLYAFDKDTAGSGKSMCNGGCAEKWPPLAAGASDRASGDYAIISRDDGSKQWAYKGKPLYLWSKDVKPGDTTGDGVNNVWHAVKP, encoded by the coding sequence ATGAACACCTCGTTTGCTGTCTCCCTCGCTGCGCTAGGCATGCTGGTCGCCTGTGCCAGCCCGTATGCTGCGCCGCCCGTCAAGAGCCAGAGCGGCGTCCTCACCGACCCGGCCGGCATGACGCTGTATGCATTCGACAAGGACACGGCCGGCTCGGGCAAGAGCATGTGCAACGGCGGCTGTGCTGAAAAATGGCCCCCGCTGGCGGCCGGCGCGTCCGATCGCGCAAGTGGCGACTACGCGATCATCAGCCGCGACGACGGCTCGAAGCAGTGGGCCTATAAGGGCAAGCCGCTTTACCTGTGGAGCAAGGACGTCAAGCCGGGCGACACGACCGGCGACGGGGTCAACAACGTCTGGCATGCCGTCAAACCCTGA
- a CDS encoding sigma-70 family RNA polymerase sigma factor, translating into MRARSDLIEHLPRLRRYARALTGDASRADDLVQDTMERALVKLDLWKPGTDLRAWLFTVMHNLYVNQARSLRPPGPAIEDLPDKPVSGGQMEALTARDIRDALAKLPEEQRAVLLLVGLEQFSYAEAARVIGVPTGTVMSRLARARERMRRMLTGEPVVNLKAVK; encoded by the coding sequence GTGCGTGCCCGTTCCGACCTGATCGAGCACTTGCCCCGTCTCCGCCGGTACGCGCGGGCGTTGACGGGCGACGCCAGTCGCGCCGACGACCTCGTGCAGGACACGATGGAACGTGCGCTGGTCAAGCTCGATCTGTGGAAGCCCGGCACCGACCTGCGCGCGTGGTTGTTTACCGTGATGCACAATCTTTACGTAAACCAGGCGCGCAGCCTTCGGCCACCGGGCCCGGCGATCGAGGATCTGCCGGACAAGCCGGTCAGCGGCGGGCAGATGGAGGCGCTGACCGCGCGCGACATCCGAGATGCGCTGGCGAAGCTTCCCGAAGAACAGCGTGCGGTCCTGCTTCTCGTCGGACTCGAACAGTTCAGCTACGCTGAAGCCGCCCGGGTGATCGGGGTGCCGACCGGTACCGTGATGTCACGTCTGGCGCGGGCGCGCGAACGCATGCGCCGGATGCTCACGGGCGAACCCGTCGTCAATCTGAAAGCCGTGAAATGA
- the ppa gene encoding inorganic diphosphatase — translation MSLDRVSSGRNLPDDFNVIVEIPAHGEPIKYEVDKESGAMFVDRFMSTAMHYPCNYGYIPHTLSEDGDPVDVLVITPIPLITGVVVRCRPIGMLKMTDEAGVDAKLLAVPVEKLCGLYKGVNRPEDLQPLLLKQIAHFFEHYKDLEDGKWVKVEGWTGVDDARAEILAGVERYRNAADKPAF, via the coding sequence ATGAGCCTCGATCGCGTTAGCTCCGGCCGCAACCTTCCGGACGATTTCAACGTCATCGTCGAGATCCCCGCCCACGGCGAACCCATCAAGTACGAAGTCGACAAGGAATCCGGCGCGATGTTCGTCGATCGCTTCATGTCGACGGCCATGCACTACCCCTGCAACTACGGCTACATCCCGCACACCCTGTCGGAGGACGGCGATCCGGTCGACGTCCTCGTCATCACGCCGATTCCGCTGATCACCGGCGTGGTCGTGCGCTGCCGCCCGATCGGCATGCTGAAGATGACCGACGAAGCCGGCGTCGACGCCAAGCTGCTGGCGGTCCCGGTGGAGAAGCTGTGCGGGCTGTACAAGGGTGTCAACAGGCCGGAAGACCTCCAGCCGCTGCTGCTGAAGCAGATCGCCCATTTCTTCGAGCACTACAAGGACCTCGAAGACGGCAAGTGGGTCAAGGTCGAAGGCTGGACCGGCGTCGACGATGCGCGCGCCGAGATTCTCGCCGGCGTCGAGCGCTACCGGAACGCGGCGGACAAACCCGCGTTCTAG
- a CDS encoding rhodanese-like domain-containing protein, which yields MKLRPLLVASALFTAVALSAPAVALDVKITADLPSVDVMHGGQKVTIMRNQDEKNTINPDFAKTSRKCPPFCIQPGQLAPGVDTIGEVELIHYIKKMSDGDKSIMVVDSRTPDWVEKGTIPGAVNIPWDKLNIGKSDPMTVQDILEKHFGVRNQDGFYMFDNAKTVVMFCNGPWCGQSPTNIKGLLKIGYPADKIKWYRGGMQDWEVLGLTTVKPVN from the coding sequence ATGAAGCTTCGCCCCCTACTCGTTGCGTCCGCCCTTTTCACCGCAGTCGCCCTGTCGGCGCCGGCCGTCGCACTCGACGTCAAGATCACGGCCGATCTACCTTCCGTCGACGTCATGCACGGCGGGCAAAAGGTCACGATCATGCGTAACCAGGACGAGAAGAACACGATCAATCCCGACTTTGCGAAAACCTCGCGCAAGTGCCCGCCATTCTGCATCCAGCCCGGCCAGCTCGCGCCCGGCGTCGACACGATCGGCGAAGTCGAGCTCATCCACTACATCAAGAAGATGAGCGACGGCGACAAGAGCATCATGGTCGTCGACTCGCGTACCCCGGACTGGGTCGAGAAGGGAACGATCCCCGGCGCCGTCAACATCCCCTGGGACAAGCTGAATATCGGGAAATCCGACCCGATGACGGTCCAGGACATCCTCGAAAAGCATTTCGGCGTGCGCAACCAGGACGGCTTCTACATGTTCGATAACGCCAAGACCGTCGTGATGTTCTGCAACGGCCCGTGGTGCGGCCAGTCGCCGACGAACATCAAGGGACTGCTCAAGATCGGCTACCCGGCCGACAAGATCAAGTGGTATCGCGGCGGGATGCAGGACTGGGAGGTGCTGGGACTGACGACGGTCAAGCCGGTCAACTAG
- a CDS encoding anti-sigma factor family protein, with product MNENVREDELHAYVDGALDEARRLEVEAWLAAHPADAARVAAWTAQSRMMHDAFDSVLNEPLPLNLVRATRRPAFAAPARAVAASLALLAAGLVGYAFGVAGQGQPTRAPAYLARDAAIAHAVFSPETRHPVEVDAAQGAHLVAWLSKRVGTPLQAPDFSAQGFSLLGGRLLSGDTGPVAQFMYEDGLGRRVTLYVRRAAADAPGPTAFRHAVEKGVDVFYWIDGEFGYALSGQIGRQTMQRLAVAAYGQLTP from the coding sequence ATGAACGAAAACGTGCGTGAAGACGAACTTCATGCCTATGTGGACGGCGCGCTGGACGAGGCGCGCCGTCTCGAGGTCGAGGCGTGGCTTGCCGCGCATCCGGCCGACGCGGCGCGGGTCGCGGCATGGACCGCGCAGAGCAGGATGATGCACGACGCATTCGACTCCGTGCTCAACGAGCCCCTGCCGCTGAACCTGGTGCGTGCCACGCGGCGGCCGGCGTTCGCTGCGCCTGCCCGCGCCGTGGCCGCGTCGCTGGCCCTGCTCGCAGCCGGCCTCGTCGGCTACGCATTCGGTGTGGCCGGCCAAGGCCAGCCGACCCGGGCGCCGGCGTATCTGGCCCGCGACGCGGCCATCGCCCACGCCGTGTTCAGCCCGGAAACGCGCCATCCGGTGGAAGTCGACGCTGCGCAGGGCGCGCATCTGGTCGCGTGGCTATCCAAGCGGGTCGGAACGCCCCTGCAGGCGCCGGACTTCAGCGCGCAAGGTTTCAGTCTGCTCGGCGGACGGCTGCTCTCGGGCGACACCGGGCCCGTCGCGCAGTTCATGTACGAGGACGGTCTGGGACGCCGGGTGACCCTGTATGTGCGCCGCGCGGCCGCTGACGCCCCCGGGCCTACGGCCTTCCGTCATGCCGTCGAAAAAGGCGTCGACGTGTTCTACTGGATCGACGGCGAGTTCGGTTATGCGCTGTCAGGCCAGATCGGCCGTCAGACCATGCAGCGTCTGGCGGTTGCGGCCTACGGGCAGTTGACCCCCTGA
- a CDS encoding metallophosphoesterase family protein has protein sequence MKVCILSDSHDNRRLLGAAVEHAKAHGAEAVLHCGDVVAPTTLRVLQKYELPVHVIHGNNTGDLYNMSRLAAEPNSVIRYHGQDAAFTLADRDLFLVHYPHYAHALACTGDYDLVCCGHDHKSSVSQVANVKGGSTWLVNPGTVGGVGAPPTYIMADLLAMQFEIVTVEAAPASVLPPVTPHV, from the coding sequence ATGAAGGTCTGCATCCTCTCCGACTCCCACGACAACCGCCGCCTGCTCGGTGCTGCGGTCGAGCACGCCAAGGCCCATGGCGCGGAAGCGGTGCTGCACTGCGGCGACGTGGTCGCGCCGACCACGTTGCGCGTGCTACAGAAATACGAACTGCCGGTGCACGTCATCCACGGCAACAACACCGGCGACCTCTACAACATGAGCCGGCTCGCCGCCGAGCCCAACAGCGTCATCCGCTACCATGGCCAGGACGCGGCGTTCACGCTGGCCGACCGCGATCTCTTCCTGGTCCACTATCCGCACTACGCCCACGCGCTCGCCTGCACGGGCGACTACGACCTCGTCTGCTGCGGTCACGATCACAAGTCAAGCGTCTCGCAGGTGGCGAACGTCAAGGGCGGATCGACCTGGCTCGTCAACCCGGGCACGGTCGGTGGGGTCGGCGCGCCGCCGACCTACATCATGGCCGACCTTCTGGCGATGCAGTTCGAGATCGTGACGGTCGAGGCGGCGCCCGCGTCGGTGCTCCCGCCGGTGACGCCGCATGTATAG
- a CDS encoding CoB--CoM heterodisulfide reductase iron-sulfur subunit A family protein, with the protein MTEHVATNETILVVGGGISGMTAALEAAETGKNVVLIEKNPALGGRTSQLYRYFPKLCHPVCGLEINTRRLKNNPRVRVMTLAEVTGIEGSTGNYTVSVKVKPRYVNENCTACGECGRAVETLVDDPFNYNLGQHKAAYLPNAMAYPQRYVIDPAIIGTADAERAKAACKYGAVDLDMKEETIQVKAGAVVWATGWQPYDAAKIQPYGYDRFKNVITSVEFERLADIHGPTGGKILRPSDGKEAKNIAFIQCAGSRDENHLRHCSRICCMASLKQTHYVREAYPQDGKSTIYYIDIRAIDRFEDFYQKVQADPSVTFVKSKVAKITEDEQGNPICWGVNTEGYKRYTTTHDLVVLAVGMEPSVKGINIPGHIVADSSGFIEADPANGAVFGAGCASNALDVNRAVQSATAAALRAIQVVNKVAKAEA; encoded by the coding sequence ATGACGGAGCATGTTGCGACCAACGAGACGATCCTCGTGGTGGGCGGCGGGATTTCCGGCATGACCGCCGCGCTCGAAGCGGCCGAAACCGGCAAAAACGTTGTGCTGATTGAGAAAAACCCTGCGTTGGGCGGACGGACGTCCCAGTTGTATCGCTACTTTCCCAAGCTTTGCCATCCCGTGTGCGGCCTGGAAATCAATACGCGCCGCCTGAAGAACAATCCGCGCGTGCGTGTCATGACGCTCGCCGAGGTAACCGGCATCGAGGGCAGCACCGGCAACTACACCGTCTCGGTCAAGGTCAAGCCGCGCTACGTCAACGAAAATTGCACCGCCTGCGGCGAATGCGGCCGCGCCGTCGAAACCCTGGTCGACGATCCGTTCAACTACAACCTCGGCCAGCACAAGGCGGCATATCTGCCGAACGCGATGGCCTATCCGCAACGCTACGTGATCGATCCGGCGATCATCGGCACGGCCGACGCCGAGCGTGCCAAGGCGGCCTGCAAATACGGCGCGGTCGACCTCGACATGAAGGAAGAGACGATCCAGGTCAAGGCCGGCGCGGTGGTCTGGGCGACCGGTTGGCAGCCCTACGACGCGGCGAAGATCCAGCCTTACGGCTACGACCGCTTCAAGAACGTCATCACCAGTGTCGAGTTCGAGCGCCTCGCCGACATCCACGGCCCGACCGGCGGCAAGATCCTGCGTCCGTCGGACGGCAAGGAAGCGAAGAACATCGCCTTCATCCAGTGCGCCGGGTCGCGCGACGAAAACCATCTCCGGCACTGTTCACGCATCTGCTGCATGGCGTCGCTTAAGCAGACGCACTACGTGCGCGAAGCGTATCCCCAGGACGGCAAGTCGACGATCTACTACATCGACATCCGGGCGATCGACCGCTTCGAGGATTTCTACCAGAAAGTCCAGGCCGATCCATCGGTCACCTTCGTCAAATCCAAGGTCGCCAAGATCACCGAGGACGAACAGGGCAATCCGATCTGCTGGGGCGTCAATACCGAAGGCTACAAGCGTTACACCACGACCCACGATCTGGTGGTCCTCGCCGTCGGCATGGAGCCGTCGGTCAAAGGCATCAACATTCCGGGCCACATCGTCGCGGACTCGAGCGGCTTCATCGAGGCGGATCCGGCCAATGGCGCGGTGTTCGGCGCCGGGTGCGCGTCGAACGCGCTCGACGTCAACCGGGCGGTGCAGTCGGCGACGGCCGCGGCATTGCGCGCCATCCAGGTGGTCAACAAAGTAGCAAAGGCGGAGGCTTAA